The DNA region GGTTCCGGATATCACGAAAGATGAGGAATTGCTCTGCATGCTGATTGCCGTTGGGCAGTCGGTAGATGAGATTGAGCAACTGTTTTGTTTGCCGGCCGACCAGGTGTATATGTTCCGTAAGTCGGTATGCTGGAAGATGAGATTGGAGGAAGAAAAGCTGTTGGGCGATAAATTGCGGGAGATCTTGGAAGGATAACTCCTGCCGTTCCGCAAAAATACCTATCTTAGCGGCAAAAACGGAACAAAATGAATCGTATCTTCCATGCCCGCATTGCTATAGGGCAATATTTGTTTTTAGTGCTGACAACGATTATCGTTATTTATTCCATGTGGATGCAGCATGCCCTCATGGCCATCCTTTTCATGCTTTTGCTCGTCATCGCCATCGAGCGCCTCATTCATACCACGTATACGCTGACCACAGACGACAGGCTCCTCCTTTTTTACGGACGATTTTCCCGTTCGGA from Bacteroides sp. MSB163 includes:
- a CDS encoding helicase; its protein translation is MSRLCMKEISRALIEMISDESPYASKDMLCGARGAVFREIFIFHYPSFIDKVQKLVPDITKDEELLCMLIAVGQSVDEIEQLFCLPADQVYMFRKSVCWKMRLEEEKLLGDKLREILEG
- a CDS encoding PH domain-containing protein; translated protein: MNRIFHARIAIGQYLFLVLTTIIVIYSMWMQHALMAILFMLLLVIAIERLIHTTYTLTTDDRLLLFYGRFSRSEEISLKDIISVERASSMKIGRFAVMRYVLVKYGTKGKCAVLLPVKEDMFIKTLTNRLNEVKKY